In Diabrotica undecimpunctata isolate CICGRU chromosome 4, icDiaUnde3, whole genome shotgun sequence, a single genomic region encodes these proteins:
- the LOC140438094 gene encoding facilitated trehalose transporter Tret1-like, which yields MDKESGSALYQYLSCFFAMFSMVSSGFHYGWPSPTLPKLLSKDSPIHISEDEGFWLATMPLFGAFIGSFTNPFLVDKIGRYKTILLTSGPYLLSWILIYLATNIPAIYSARFIAGISDGWTYSIPIYTGEISDPKKRGMFGAWTSISFIFGILTANVVGSYLSIQQTALVGGSIPILLVLTFIWMPESPYYYIIKGNLEGARKSLKILRGSKDVEMELNRINEAVKADMNKTSINPLQLFTVKRNRRALLIMTLCRGAQQLSGNTAISFYAQNIFTSADSFVPAELASNLYFLIQLIVTIIASNMVDRAGRRPLILISVAGAGIALLVEGIYFYLKTSVDVTNFTMVPIIALIVYVIFFSLGLQGIPVIILSEVFNADVKAVALAFSDVYFAVTATATSKYFQATRDTYGMFVPFITFSAICAISFVLMFFMVPETKGKTLEDIQEYFKGDKDVKTTNESSNI from the exons ATGGATAAAGAAAGTGGAAGTGCTTTGTATCAATACTTATCGTGTTTTTTTG CTATGTTCTCAATGGTATCCAGTGGTTTTCACTACGGTTGGCCATCCCCCACGCTACCTAAACTTCTATCCAAAGACTCTCCAATTCATATAAGCGAAGATGAAGGATTTTGGCTTGCGACTATGCCCTTATTCGGTGCTTTCATTGGTTCATTTACAAATCCATTTTTAGTAGATAAGATTGGAAGATACAAAACTATATTATTAACATCAGGACCATATCTGTTATCTTGGATTCTTATATATTTGGCAACAAATATTCCTGCGATATATAGTGCTAG atttatcgCTGGTATATCAGATGGTTGGACCTATTCGATTCCAATATACACTGGAGAGATATCAGATCCCAAGAAAAGAGGTATGTTTGGAGCTTGGACCAGTATTTCGTTTATTTTTGGAATCTTAACAGCCAACGTTGTTGGATCGTATCTGTCTATACAACAAACAGCATTAGTAGGTGGCAGTATACCAATATTATTGGTTTTAACGTTCATATGGATGCCGGAATCaccttattattatattattaagggTAATTTAGAGG GTGCAAGAAAAAGCCTTAAAATTTTAAGAGGATCAAAAGATGTTGAGATGGAATTAAATAGAATTAATGAAGCAGTCAAAGCTGATATGAACAAAACTAGCATTAATCCGCTGCAATTATTTACTGTAAAGCGAAATCGAAGAGCGTTACTTATAATGACTTTATGCCGGGGGGCTCAACAGCTCTCTGGTAACACAGCAATATCGTTTTATGCGCAGAATATATTTACCTCAGCAGACAGCTTTGTTCCTGCAGAACTAGCATCAAATTTATATTTCCTCATACAGCTAATAGTTACGATAATTGCATCTAACATGGTCGATAGAGCTGGAAGGAGACCTCTCATATTGATATCTGTAGCTGGCGCAGGGATAGCTCTTTTAGTAGAAGggatttacttttatttaaaaacttcAGTAGATGTTACCAATTTTACGATGGTGCCAATAATAGCTCTAATAGTGTATGTTATTTTCTTCAGTTTGGGTCTTCAAGGTATTCCAGTTATTATTTTAAGTGAAGTGTTTAATGCTGACGTCAAGGCGGTTGCGTTGGCATTCTCTGATGTCTATTTTGCTGTTACTGCTACCGCTACGTCGAAGTACTTTCAAGCTACTAGAGATACCTACGGTATGTTTGTGCCGTTTATTACTTTCTCCGCAATTTGTGCCATTTCCTTTGTATTGATGTTCTTTATGGTTCCCGAAACAAAAGGAAAGACTCTGGAAGATATTCAAGAATATTTTAAAGGTGATAAAGACGTTAAAACTACAAACGAATCCAGTAATATTTAA